The window CAATAACGACTGCACCCTTTGGGTTCGAAAATACATTCCTGACCTTACGGTTGTTTCGGTCGCTTCCAAAGATGAGGCCATCGCCATCAAGAATGAAATAAATTGGAACAATATGTGGGTAGCCATCCGCTCCAATCGTAGCTAGCCGGGCTATTCGCGGCTTTTTCAGAAATATTCTAACCTCATTAGTCAGCATGTTTAGTTACCTAGGTTTTTCTATAAAGATCTCTCTACTTATTATGTACGAGATAAGATTTATCGATATTCCTAGGACAACTTAGCCAAAATCTTCATGAAAAGAAAGTGAACAGCATCAAAAGCATTGAGGTTTATCTGGAGTGCGGGGGATTTGAACCATTGATGAAATGGAAAAAAATGGAACCGATGGAACAGCAACGATCCAGCGCATACATGTAAGTACTAAAATACAACTAGTGTGTACATAGAGGCGCAATCTTGCTTGGATTGGAACATCTTGTATAGATATCCTGACACCAGCAGATTTCTGTGAACTCTTTTCGCTGCAAACCACCAATTTCTTGGTACATCGACGCCCATATGAAATAGCTAACAGCTCACCAAGTCCGACTCGAATTTTTGGACCCCCTAAACAGAGCACGCCATTCATCTTGCTTAGTGAGGTTGTCGAGGGCTTCGGCATATATTTTTACCTTTAGGGCTTCAGCGTTTTCCACCGGGTCTTCTTTAGCGTATTTTCGACCAGTCTCCTCGAGTTGTCTTAGCATAGTCGCAGCCAACTTTTCGAGAGTTGCCGGCGAAACTCCGAAGAACCGATGGTGCAGCTGGAAGGCGATGAATATTCCTCTCAAGTTCATTATCTGCATTTGCAAGAAGAACCTCTTGACATCATGCGGAATGTGACTGCAATCTGCGATAAAAAAAGCCGCTATTGGGCTGTAGAATTTTTGCAAAATACCGTGTCCCTCGGGTTCAGTTCTTTCCAAGTAAATAAGTTCCGCCTTCAATAGCAGGTTTAGATGATAGCCAACTGCGGCCCTTGTCAGACCGAGTTCTTTAGAGAGTTGAGCCTCTGTCATTGGATGCTCGCACAGTAACTGGAGGATTTCCGTTCGTGTGAAATCAGCGAGTAGTCGGATAATCTCAGGAGCATCTACGATGCAGACGGCCATTTTGAAGGGCTTAGACGTACTCTGTTTTCCCCCTCATGGACTCATGAGTTATATTATCTTTATCCTTTCTTCAAACATGTTCATCAACGTTTGATATTTAAACATTAGCAACACTCACGTCACACTTTGGAAAATCAGATCGGTTACTCATTCAACATAATACTTCGGCTTTTCTTCAAACGCTCGCGCTGCATGCAAAGAGAGGTTAAATGGCTCCAATTAGAAGGACTATGGCTATTATGAGAATTCCGGCGGCAACTGTCTGGGCTCCATATAACAGAATGTTCTCCTTCGCGATTCTTCCAAGATAGATGCCTAAAGAAAAGAGTGTCGCTAAGGTTAAAATGAAGGAGATGATGTAAGCTTCCCCGATGACAAACGTTCCTGTCAATGTGAGGAAAAAAGGAATAAGGGAAATTATCGCCGTCAGCATAGGTGATGTCCCGTCAATAAGTGCTGCATACACAGAAACAAAGTTAGAAGCGTCACTATGTATTGTGTTGCTGAGATCAGCGAGCATAGCGGTCTCGAGATCTTTAAGATGGCTCTTTCTTTCAGCCCTTTCTGTCATGTAGGCTCCGAAAAGGCCGGACACTCCCATGGCTAGACATGCGCCTAATCCTGCGGTGACGATTATTCCAGGCTTTGTGACTCCCGCAATCAAAGAACCTACAATAATGCCAAGCATCGTCATTGAGCCGTCAAAACCGTTCTTGATGAAGTATCTTCTGGCAATGGGGGTCATTTGTGTAATATGTAGATACGATTTAATTCTTCGAAAGAAAGCTCTAATGCGGCTTATCATGCGCCAACCACGTTGAGATGACGAACACGCCTCTTTATATTATGTCTATCTCTCCTTTTAATATTAGCGGGTGCGCCCAACTTGAGATTCACGTTATTTGCTATCGCTACTTATCCTCCTATGAAGAACGCTAATCTTCAACTTCTCCATGGTTCGTGACCCATCTTGTGCAAATCAGTAGCAATAGATACAACAGTGTAAAAAGGATAGAGACTGTAATCCTTCTTTGGAAAGCCATGAAAATAGCGAATCCGTAGGCAACACACGCAAATGCCCAGAGGTGTATGATGGCAATTCTCATCTTTTCTTGCTCCTAATCAAGACATCTCTGTTACCCCTAACCACCCATGAAAAATGCCAGTTTCAATAACACGTATGACACGTAAACGAGTACAAGTACTAATGCCTCCTTCCTTTCAAGTCGCATATTTCTGAGAAAAAGACCAATAACAAGAAAAGCTACGAAAAACATGAAAGGGGTGTCGAACAACAACAGTATAGGCTCAACTGTAAATCCAGAGATCATGGCACCCGCTCCTAAGGAGAAGAGAATGTCACAGATGTTACTCCCAATCATGTCACCTACCGCTATCCCAGCAGATCCTCTCCGCAGGGCAGTTATGTCAAGTGTCAGTTCGGGCAAGCCTGTGCCTAGGCCAACTATTAGCAGACCAGTGACAGATGTTGGAATGCTTAATATTTCAGCCAGTTGGACACTGCCTTCAACGACAAATTCCGCGGCCACAAGTAGAGCACACATCCCAACGAGGATTAACAAGAGATCTTTGACTAGATGGATTTTCGGTTTTTCTTCTTGTACTTTGGAGGTTGATTTACAGAGTGACTCCTGCTTAACGAGATAGATGAAGTACAGTAGATAAGCGAGCGTAACAATTCCTCCTTCCATAGGTGTTATTTTTAAGTCCAAGGCGACTAAAGAAAAGAGGATGATGGACAAAACTAGCATGGTTCCCTCCCTCTTTAACTCCCGTTTCGTTATGGCCATCATCCCGGTAAGCCCAACTATGCCCATGATTATGGTAAGTTGGTTAAGGAAGGACCCGATTTTGTTCCCAACTACTACTCCCGAAACAGCTGACATATCTAGTCCTGCAAGTATATCTATCGCTCCTATTACACTGACTCCTATTTCGGGCAACGAGGTGCCTATAGCTACGACCGTTAACCCAATGAAAAGATGGGAGACCCTGAAGCGATGTGCAATGTTCTCAAAACCTCTTATAGCTAGTTGGGAGCCTAGAAACAAAACTACTATTCCAAGTAGCAGAAAAACGATCGATTGTATCATGCACCTTAACCATCGTGTAAAGTGTTGAAGGATAATTTAAATATTTATATCGATAAAATAACTTGAATAAATGATTTTGGGCTACGCTATTGGTTAGACTATGTCTAGAAATAGATTGAGTCCAAGAATGAGACGTTTGGCCTTTTCGAAATGTGGCACTGCCCTCTTTGTTGATGAGAAAGGAAAGGTGAGGTAGTCTCATCTCCTTAAGGAATCTGTCGAAAATGGATCGAAACGGCATATCTCAAGGTAGAAGCTTTCTAATTATTTGAAAGAGCTTTGCGCTGAAGGACTTGTTAATAAAACGATTGATAAAACAGCTTTGATGTTGATAATGGTATTGAGAGTCTATGCCGTTTATGTGGTGCCAAAAAACCAACTAATAGTAAGATCTGCTCCTGCAAGCCCCCATTTTTTTGGACTAATGAGTTTCAGAGATTTGCGCACACACTTAACAAACTAAATCAACACAGCGCGTGCCCTAAGTTTTAAGAAGTCTATACCCTACTTCAGATTATGACGTACGATAATGGAAAGATTGCAGGCTTGCTGCTACTTGTTGGTGGGGTCCTGTGTGTTTTAGGTATAATCATTGCTGAAGCACTTTATTCTGGCTACAGTACATCAGAGATTACATAAGTGACTTAGGTGTTGGACCGTCTGCGCTCATATTCAACTCGTTAGTATTCTTGCTGGGCATGTTAGGAGTTTTTGGTGCCTACTTCATCCAAAAAGCATTTAATTTCAAACTTTTCTCCTTACTAGCTGCAATAACAGGCATTGGTGCAATAGGGGTTGGATTGTTCACAGAGGATGCAGGAGTGATTCATGCTGTTTTTTCTTTGATAACATTTTTGTTCGCCGGGATAACTGCTATAGTGTCCTATAAACTGGAGAAACCACCACTCTCTTACCTATCTGTCGTGTTGGGGAGCGTTTCACTTGTGGCGCTTGTCCTCTTCGCTTCTGGCTTCTATCTAGATTTGGGGAAGGGAGGAATGGAACATATGATTGCCTATCCTGCCTTACTCTGGGCGATAAGTTTCGGTGGTTACCTAATAGGCGATTCCGAGGACACATCTGCAACAGAGAAATTGTAGTTCAGTCCTAATGCAAATCCACATCTTTTCAGCATTCGACAAGTGAAAACTAGCGCACGCACGTCTTAGCCTTCTGACAATGCCCAGAGATACACTTAAGAGCGTGGTTGAACAAGTGCACATTTCAATTGAAAGGAGGTTTAAGCAATGGAATTGAAGGGAAGTCGAACCGAGAAGAATCTGTTAGCAGCATTTGCAGGTGAATCTCAAGCTAGAACCAGATACACTTTCTTCGCTAGCGTAGCCAAGAAAGAAGGGTATGAGCAGATATCAGCCCTTTTTCAAGAAACGGCCGAAAACGAAAAAGAACACGCTCAACTCTTCTTCAAGCATCTCAAGGGTGGAGTTGTGGAGATTAAGGTTGCCTATCCTGCAGGAATCATTGGAACAACAGCGGAAAACTTGAAGGAAGCTGCGGAAGGGGAAAAAATAGAGTGGGGAACGCTCTATCCTAACTTTGCTAAAGTGGCAGAGGAAGAGGGGTTCAAAGATGCAGCTAGAACTTTCCGTATGGTTGCTAAGGTAGAGAATTACCATGAGCGACGATACCTGAAACTGTTAGCAAACGTAAAGCAAGGCAAGGTCTTCAAAAAAGATTCATCCACAAAATGGAAATGCAGAAACTGCGGTTACGTTTATGAAGGCAGTGAAGCGCCTGAGAAATGTCCTGTCTGTAAACACGCAAAAAGCTACTTCGAAGTCTGGTGCGAGAACTATTAAACTAAGCCCTTTGCCGCACACAGCATTTTACCGTATTCTGCCTTTTAAAGTTACGTGGGCGTTGTGGAAATTTCTAGAGTATGGGTACGAAAAGTACAAACAAAAACATGCCATATGCCAAAACAATGATGCCATTGGAGGTTAACCAGATCCGTGTTAGTTTTGGAGTCAACGTTTTTCTCTTCTTCTTCCCGATAAGGATCTTTTGGGGGAAATGTATGTTGAATGTGCCGCTCAATTTTTTGAGATCTTCCTTGCACAGGTATTCAACAGGTGTTAGACCGATGTAAAGCGAAGAAGTGATGGCCTCGACCGCTTCTGCGTATTTCATCTTCATTATCAGCTTCTCTATGTCCACGCTGAGAAAATTGTCGAGAAAGAGGTGTGATGCAAAACCAAGCATGAAGCAGACTACTAATATTGCATAGCTATGGAAGGGTGTAGGATACAAGTATATCAGCAAAGCAATTGTTGGAATCATCGCGGAATGTGTGATGACACTTCGATGATGCCAAGGGCTCAGATACTTGTAGAGTAGATCATAATCAGACAGCGTGGAACCAAATAAGGATAAGAACAAGCCTAATGTGATCCACTTAAAGTCAGAGAGAAGAGCCAGCAAGCTAGGCTTCACTCTGAAAAAGTTGAAATGAATAAAATAAGCAGCCGCGAATATTGCGAAGGTCACGAAACCTGCAAGAACATGATATTTTGAGGCAGCCATCAATAACACTTTCTAATTGAACTTAGAGGTCTTAGGTGACAAAACATTCTTTCATGAATCGTTTTCTAAAAGATTGTCTGTTAGTGGTTTCCCATTTTTTAGGTTGAAAGCATATTTTTCCCAGTCCCATATGCTTTTGGCATACTTGCCCTTCCCTCTTCGTTTGTTGAATACTTTGCCTGCTGCTAACCATTGCCCGTTAGTTCTCACATTGATAAGCCCATAGATGGTTTTTTCGTATAGCTGGGTATCAACATCTTCAGAGTTGGAATCTACCTTTTTGAAAGTTGCAGCAATCTCTGTTGAGAACAGAAGTGGCTTTTCAATTACGTTTGGTGCGTACTGACCTAAGCTTCCTAAGAGGCTGGCTCTTGGATGTCCATAGTCGGGCTGGTCGCCAGAGGACACGATGGTCACCCAAGGTTGAATGACTTTGAGAAACTCTGTAGAGAAATCTTGGCTCCCATGATGGTTTGCCTTAAAAACATGTGCGATAGGGGTTTCCTGTTTGCAGTGTTCCAGAAATTGCCTTTCCGCTTTCTCGTTCATATCTCCACACAATAATATTCTTGCCACGCCATACTCGAGTAAAACCGCAACAGAGTTTCCATTTATAGTTTCACTAGTACTTCCGAATTTCATAAGTTTGGGTGAATTTTTGCTAGCCAAGTTTATGGGGTTCAAGAAGCTGATCTTCAGTGGGTTTTTCTTGCCTAAGACAATGGGTTCTGTATTTTGGTCGGCGCGAATGCACTTGAGGTCAATATTGTTTCGTAGTGCCCTTTTCTTTGCCTTTGAGACCGCTTCAACCCACTTCTTGTAGGTCCTAGTTAATTCTCCTGCCTTTGGTTTCAGATTCTCGATATCGTCGTATAATTCGACGATCATTTTCTTTCCATTAACTTTTTCTTCCTTACCTAGAACTGGTTTTTTCCTATGCTTAGCTATTCCATTGTGATAGATTGCCCTTACCAATACATGATCGTCATTGAGTAATGGAAATAGCCCACCTGTATGATCTGAGTCACCATGAGTCATGATTATCGCGTCAAAATCTTTGTGATATTTCCTCAAATTATACTTCCATTTTATGAAACTGTAAGCGCTCCTGTCTTTTCCTCCGTCTATGAGAACCCTTCTATCGTCTGCTGTTTGGATGAGGATTGCGTCGCCTTGACCCACATCTATGAAATATATTTCAAGGATCCTTTCATCTCCAATTGAATCATTAGGCACATAGCCTTTCCCACCTCGAAACCTTATCTTTGATTCTTGCCCCACTGTTCCATGATACTCTGTCCAGTCGCCGACGAAAAGATTAGCTTGAATTTGCCTTCTCTTTTCCTTCTTTTTCTTACTTATTGGGACATCATAAACTGTAGTTTCTAATTTTTTTACCCATCGATAATCTTTTTGGGCATTTTTTGCTTTTTCCAATGACTCAGACAAGGAATCAACTTAATTATGTTTTATGATCTTTTCTTGTTTGGCGTGTGGGTCGATCTATTCTTATGTGAGGTCTTGAATTATTGCCTTCGGAGCGTTTTCTTTTACGGACTCTATTCCGTTTTTGCAACCATCTTTCGATCTATAGCTTTCACTTATCGCTATTATCTCGCCGTTTGGTGCTCTTAACCTAAATCTATACTCGCCAGCAGCATCTTTGTACATTTCAAACTGTGGTGGAACTGGCATTTTTCTATCTCCCCTAACACCTTAACTATAATTACCTTAATTTTGCTTAAAAAACTTTCGATATTTGCCATAAAATGAAAAATTATCGTGTAGATTTGACGCCTAAATACGAAGATTCCATTCAAGCTTTTCCGTCGTAAATGTTGAGAAACATGGAAATGTATTGCAGATATTTTTCATTCCAGTAAGAGTCGGTTCTGCTAATGGTTTTGACAACGAAATATGTACAGAAATCCATTCAAAAATCCAATGTTGAACATTCCTGCGTGTTGTCTTTGTCCATTTTAGAACTCCGGAATCTGACTGAGAAGGGATGAACAGGATCAATAGACTATATGCAACTTATGGTAACTGATTCGTAATCTATCTTAGGGTTTCGCAGCCATCAACATTGTGAACTCTAGTGGTTGAACTGGTCAACTTCTTCCTGTATTGCCTTCCTCACATGTTCTTCAGAAGTTGGACCAAACATTTTGATCTTACCGTTGATCAATAGATCTGAGGTTCCGTACTTGCGCGCTGTCTCAGGCGTTGCTTCAATCTCGACAATTTTGACCTTGTCGCCAAAGCTTTGAGCAACCCTCTTAACTAAGTGATACATGTAGGTGCCGACAGGACAGAAAAAGTTATTGAATAATGTTACTTCAGCCTTTTCCTTTGAAGGCGTATAATTCAAACTGGAAATTTTCACGTTGATGGTGTTTTTTGTGAGCGGGAAATACATGAGCTTAAAGGGTGGGTGCTCCTTGATGACTTTGAATCCTTGCTTAAGAAATAGTTCATAATGCATCCACTCCTTGAAATCTGTTGCATCAACCAAAATCCCCTTGAAGCCTTGCTTCTCAAGATCATCCTTCATATAGTCAAACATCATTCGACCATAACCTTTATGCAGGTAATCATCCAGAATTTCTGTGCAGTAAATACAACCTACTTTGGGCTCTGTCTCATATGGAACTAAAGCATTCTCTGCCGTCCCGTAATAAATGAGGCCAACTGCTTTGTCACCATCCAACAAATGGTAACCTTCCACATGCTTCCCTAAATTAGTCCTAAACCATTCCCTTGACTCTGGCAAAGCCTGTGGCCAAGAGGTACTAGAAGGAGCCTCAGTCATGCAGCAATAAGTTGCTTCTAAATCATCTGAAGTTACTCTCTTAACTTTCATACTCTCTTCCACTCTCTTCTTATGCTTCAATCTTGCCTCTTAAGCATTTAGAACACAGTTTCCTGAGTAGTTGTACTCGCACTAGGAGAGGCTTGCGGAATAACGGTTGAAGGAAAGAATAAGTGGATGACTTTAAAAAAAACGCAAGAAAAGTGAACAGAAAAATAGGGAGCTGCGAAGCTTTAGGTTATTGTTACTTGTTGCCCTTTCCTTTCTTTCCTTTTTTCTTTCCTTTCTTTTTTGGCATTGTTATTACCAATCCTCTTCTGTCATTCTTCCTCAGTCTTCCTCTTCTTCTTCCCATTCTTCTTCTTCTTCTTCTTCACCGAAGAGCATAGTCAAACCTCCAAAATTCCCTTAAGCCAGAAGAAGAGTATATATGCATTTCATCTAAAGAAGAAGGTCGCATTATGCCTCTTCGGCGGAGAAGACCAAGAAAACCCCTCCTTTTTCCCCTTATAAACAAGAAAGTAGCATCAAGCTCTAACCATTTGCGGGGAGAACGAAAGGCATTCCACGAAGAATTAGCAGGTTCTCGATTTTCTCTATATATGTGCTTCTTCTTTCTTTAAAGTCATTTTTAAAGCAAATTAGCTGCGTCACCCAAACACCCGGGATACAAACCCAGACAAACATCCTATTTTTGAACCAAATAAAATTTAGAATACCCTATAAGGGGTATGGGTGATTCCCAAGTGTAATGGGGATGCACACCATTCGCGCTGTGCGCTTACCTCAAAACCTTACAGCAAAACAATATCAAACTTATGAAGCAAGAACCAACATTCAAAATGACAAATGTTTCATCGATAAAACCAATGCGCGCGCAAAACAAGTTCTTTCTCAGCTCCAGTCGTCCAAGTTCTACGCGTATTCCACCCTCTGCTCAATTGTCCTTGTCCAGAAAAAAAATTGGGACAAAGACATTTAAGCAACTTAGCCATGATTTGCCACCTTCCTCTCAGCAACACGGCCACGTCACTTTCTAGGTCGATTATCGGTGTCTACAGCAGCTTTTTTTACTGCTCTCACATGAAAACACTGTCAAAACTTCAGAGAAGTACGTTTTGTGGAGAGTCGCCACAACCTGCAGCCGCCGAGTCTCAAGCTTATTTAAGCCAGACTCCGCATTCTCAGCTGCAACAATACGCAAGGTTTCTTCTGGCGATAACAATTCTTTCTGCAGCTTCAGAGAAGTCGTCAAAGATTTCCTAGAATGCTAAATGGCTACTTTTAAGCCAATTTGCTTACATTTTTCTCTTTACTACTCCATAGACATTAGCTACTAGAAAGGATTTAAACGCAATTCCAACAATAACTAATTACTGGGGAGTTTAAACCATGAGTCAATCAAAACCGAGAATTCTCGTTGTCTTCTACTCAATGTATGGGCATATCTATAAAATGGCTGAAGCTGTAGCTGAAGGCGTTAGAGAAGCGGGTGGGGAACCTATTCTCAAACAGGTCGCTGAACTCATTCCTGAAGAATCTTGGAACGAGGAAATAAAAAAAGCAAAGGAACTCATGAAAAATGTTCCGATTGCTGTTCCCCGTAGGGACCTTGAAGAAATTGACGGTGTTATTATAGGCACTCCAACTCGCTTTGGCAACATGTGTGCACAGATGAGAAACTTCTGGGATCAGACTGGAGGGGCATGGATGAAGGGAGCTCTCATTGGCAAACCTGCAGCGGTATTTACTAGCTCCAACACTCAACATGGGGGTCAAGAGACAACCATTGTGTCAACTCATTTCACACTATTACACCACGGCTGCGTTATAGTCGGCCTGCCCTACTCTTTCAAAGAGCAGATGACGATGGACGAGATAACAGGTGGCTCACCATATGGGGCTTCAACCATCGCTGGACGGGGTCCACCATACAGACGTATGCCGTCAGCAAACGAGTTGGAATTGGCAAAGAACTTAGGCAGACATCTTACGACAATTGCCAACAAGCTGTTGACATAGAGACTCTTTAGTTCATAACTGTGGAGATACTCCCTGCATCCTCCCATTTTTTGCATTTGTGACATCAACTTTGACAGTTTTCCGCGTACGTATCCTCTCATCTTCTCTAGAAACTTCAAAGGAGTCTTAACCTATCTTAAATTCGGGCATATCTGTCTTGAGGGGTTCTCACTTCTTCAACGATTCTTCTGCCAGCTGCAACTTCATCAACGGAGTGAATGGTAGCCCCCATTTCTTCTAGCTTCCCTTTGATACTTTCAAAGTCTATGCTGCTTCCAGCAAGTATAATCTTCGCGTTTTCCACTTGCTGATCTATTTCATAAATAATTACGTTTACT of the Candidatus Bathyarchaeota archaeon genome contains:
- a CDS encoding rubrerythrin family protein, with protein sequence MELKGSRTEKNLLAAFAGESQARTRYTFFASVAKKEGYEQISALFQETAENEKEHAQLFFKHLKGGVVEIKVAYPAGIIGTTAENLKEAAEGEKIEWGTLYPNFAKVAEEEGFKDAARTFRMVAKVENYHERRYLKLLANVKQGKVFKKDSSTKWKCRNCGYVYEGSEAPEKCPVCKHAKSYFEVWCENY
- a CDS encoding metal-dependent hydrolase produces the protein MAASKYHVLAGFVTFAIFAAAYFIHFNFFRVKPSLLALLSDFKWITLGLFLSLFGSTLSDYDLLYKYLSPWHHRSVITHSAMIPTIALLIYLYPTPFHSYAILVVCFMLGFASHLFLDNFLSVDIEKLIMKMKYAEAVEAITSSLYIGLTPVEYLCKEDLKKLSGTFNIHFPQKILIGKKKRKTLTPKLTRIWLTSNGIIVLAYGMFLFVLFVPIL
- a CDS encoding MBL fold metallo-hydrolase; the protein is MSESLEKAKNAQKDYRWVKKLETTVYDVPISKKKKEKRRQIQANLFVGDWTEYHGTVGQESKIRFRGGKGYVPNDSIGDERILEIYFIDVGQGDAILIQTADDRRVLIDGGKDRSAYSFIKWKYNLRKYHKDFDAIIMTHGDSDHTGGLFPLLNDDHVLVRAIYHNGIAKHRKKPVLGKEEKVNGKKMIVELYDDIENLKPKAGELTRTYKKWVEAVSKAKKRALRNNIDLKCIRADQNTEPIVLGKKNPLKISFLNPINLASKNSPKLMKFGSTSETINGNSVAVLLEYGVARILLCGDMNEKAERQFLEHCKQETPIAHVFKANHHGSQDFSTEFLKVIQPWVTIVSSGDQPDYGHPRASLLGSLGQYAPNVIEKPLLFSTEIAATFKKVDSNSEDVDTQLYEKTIYGLINVRTNGQWLAAGKVFNKRRGKGKYAKSIWDWEKYAFNLKNGKPLTDNLLENDS
- a CDS encoding DUF211 domain-containing protein; translation: MIRRLVLDVLKPHKPNVVELSEALSHLEGIEGVNVIIYEIDQQVENAKIILAGSSIDFESIKGKLEEMGATIHSVDEVAAGRRIVEEVRTPQDRYARI
- a CDS encoding winged helix-turn-helix domain-containing protein → MAVCIVDAPEIIRLLADFTRTEILQLLCEHPMTEAQLSKELGLTRAAVGYHLNLLLKAELIYLERTEPEGHGILQKFYSPIAAFFIADCSHIPHDVKRFFLQMQIMNLRGIFIAFQLHHRFFGVSPATLEKLAATMLRQLEETGRKYAKEDPVENAEALKVKIYAEALDNLTKQDEWRALFRGSKNSSRTW
- a CDS encoding DUF998 domain-containing protein codes for the protein MFNSLVFLLGMLGVFGAYFIQKAFNFKLFSLLAAITGIGAIGVGLFTEDAGVIHAVFSLITFLFAGITAIVSYKLEKPPLSYLSVVLGSVSLVALVLFASGFYLDLGKGGMEHMIAYPALLWAISFGGYLIGDSEDTSATEKL
- a CDS encoding calcium/sodium antiporter is translated as MIQSIVFLLLGIVVLFLGSQLAIRGFENIAHRFRVSHLFIGLTVVAIGTSLPEIGVSVIGAIDILAGLDMSAVSGVVVGNKIGSFLNQLTIIMGIVGLTGMMAITKRELKREGTMLVLSIILFSLVALDLKITPMEGGIVTLAYLLYFIYLVKQESLCKSTSKVQEEKPKIHLVKDLLLILVGMCALLVAAEFVVEGSVQLAEILSIPTSVTGLLIVGLGTGLPELTLDITALRRGSAGIAVGDMIGSNICDILFSLGAGAMISGFTVEPILLLFDTPFMFFVAFLVIGLFLRNMRLERKEALVLVLVYVSYVLLKLAFFMGG
- a CDS encoding YegP family protein, with the translated sequence MPVPPQFEMYKDAAGEYRFRLRAPNGEIIAISESYRSKDGCKNGIESVKENAPKAIIQDLT
- the wrbA gene encoding NAD(P)H:quinone oxidoreductase, with product MSQSKPRILVVFYSMYGHIYKMAEAVAEGVREAGGEPILKQVAELIPEESWNEEIKKAKELMKNVPIAVPRRDLEEIDGVIIGTPTRFGNMCAQMRNFWDQTGGAWMKGALIGKPAAVFTSSNTQHGGQETTIVSTHFTLLHHGCVIVGLPYSFKEQMTMDEITGGSPYGASTIAGRGPPYRRMPSANELELAKNLGRHLTTIANKLLT